AGGAAAAGCTATTTCCCTGATTCACAAGGCTCATTTTAAACCCTTGATTCTCATTAATAATTATTGACTATATTTGATATCAGTCATTCAAACAATAAAAACAAAAATTTGGAATGAAACGAGCCATATTTCCTGGGTCTTTTGACCCCTTAACATTAGGACATTACGATATTATAAAACGTGGCGTTACCCTTTTCGATGAAGTCATTGTGGCAATTGGTGTGAATTCCGATAAAAAATACATGTTCTCTCTTGAAGAACGAAAAGTGTTTATTGAAAATGCTTTTTCAGGCGAACCTAAAGTAAAAGTAGTAACTTACAAAGGGTTAACCGTTGATTTCTGTAAAGAAATTGAAGCTGGTTTTATTTTACGTGGTTTACGAAACCCTGCCGATTTTGAGTTTGAAAAAGCCATAGCCCACGCCAACAGGAGCTTAGCTACCATTGAAACAGTATTTTTACTAACCTCGTCAAGAACATCGTTTATATCGTCTTCAATAGTGCGTGATGTTATTAAAAACAATGGCGACTATACCAAGTTTGTGCCTGATAGTGTGAGGGTGAAATAGGTTCTGGGTTTTGGGTTCTGGGTTTACAGGCTGGAATATTACATCGAACTCATAAACTTTGTATCTCTGAAGCTATGTAGCTCAGAAACTTTTCAACTTTGAAACTCTGAAACTTTAAAACTTATACTCCGATAAAGATTTTGGGAATTTTTCTGGATTTTCGGCTAAATAATAACGAGGGTCGTCTACAGCTTCAACAATAACTTCCCTAAATTTAGGACTCGCTTTATAGAGCAACACTTTACAATCTTCACTTAAATGCTTCAATTTTATTGTTTTTCCTTCGGCTTCATATTTATTCACCAAATTAAAAATAGCTTCTAAGGCCGAATGGTCACTAACGCGCGATTCAACAAAGTCTATTTCCACATTTTCGGGATCGTTTTTTATATCAAATTTTTCATTAAAAGCCTGAATGGAACCAAAAAACAAAGGGCCCCAAATTTCGTAGGTTTTGGTTTTTCCATCTTCAGAAAAACGCTTTCTTGCTCTAATTTTTTTGGCATTTTCCCAAGCAAAAACTAAAGCCGAAATAATAACCCCAACAAAAACGGCAATTGCCAAATCGTAAATAACAGTTACCGCAGATACTATTACCAACACAAAAGCATCCGATTTTGGTATTTTTCTAATAATTCTAAAACTGGACCACGCAAAAGTTTCTATAACCATCATAAACATAACCCCCACTAATGCCGCAATGGGCACTTGTTCAATATATTTATCGGCAAATAAGATAAATGTCAGTAGCGTTACTGCCATCATAATTCCCGATAGCCTTCCACGACCACCTGCATTAATATTTATAACTGTTTGCCCAATCATACCACAACCACCTGTACCGCCAAATAAACCGCTTACCATATTACCAGCTCCCTGTGCCAAACATTCTCTATTTCCGTTTCCTCTTGTTTCGGTTAATTCATCAACCAAATTCATGGTCATTAATGATTCAATTAACCCTACCGATGCCGCTAAAAAAGCATAAGGTAATATAAACATAAGTGTATCTATATTAAAAGGCAAATATTCCCAAAGCTGTAAATTGGGTGTTGGAAATTCGCCTTTTAAACCGCTTCCTCCGCCTTCAATAATATAAGAACCCACAGTACTTACTTCAATACCCCCAAAAACCACAATAGCTGTAGTAACAAGAATAGCCGTTAAAGCTGCTGGAATTTTGGTGGCTAATTTTGGCAACAACCAAATAACGCCCATGGTAAGCAATACCAAACCTAGCATAACGTATAGTTCTGTACCATGCATAGGGATACTACTATATGACTTTACACCTTCTGTGGATATTTCTAATTCTTTATGGGAAAACATACGCACTTGAGCTAGAAAAATAACAATAGCCAATCCATTAACGAACCCCATCATTACTGAATGAGGAATGAGTCTTACAAACTTTCCTAATTTAAACAAACCAGCACCTATTTGGAACACACCCATTAATACAACAGCAGCCAGTAAATAGAAGTAACCCATGTTTTCCACAGGCGTGTCGAACAACAAGCCTTTGGCATGCCCTTCTGAAATTAAATGCACAAAAATAACTGCAACCGCACCTGCTGCACCTGAAATTAAACCGGGTCTGCCTCCAAAAACAGCTGTAATTAAGCCTATAATGAAAGCGCCTGAAAGTGCCACCAAAGAATCTATTTGAGCCACAAAGGCAAAGGCAACTACTTCGGGAATCATGGCCAAAGATGTTGTAATACCTGCCAAAACATCATCTTTAGCATTTGGCATTATCTTCCTTACAAATTCTGTCATGGTTATTTTTAAGGAGCAAATTTATTACCAATAAATAAGTATATCCAGTAGAAACCTATTTTTAAGCCTTAAATTGTACTAAATCGTTTGAGTAGGACACAAGGCTCCTTTCTAAATTAAGCCTTTTATATTGGCATAGGAGTTTGTAAGCGCATCAAAAACCTGTTCTTGGTTTAACCATTCTACTTTGGTAATACCTTCTTCTTCTTGGGCATATAAATTGCCTTCAAAACTGGTTTTCATTTCAAACCAATAGGTTACCTTTATTTTATGGTTTCCATTACGCTTAAAAATATGGTAAGTAGTTTCTAGGGGTTTGGTAATTTCCAATCCAGCAACACCTGTTTCTTCCGTAACTTCACGAATGGCCGTTTTTTCAATAGATTCATTGCCTTCAATTTTACCTTTTGGCAAGTCCCATTTATCATTTCTATATATAAATAAAATCTCGTCGTTACCGTTGTACACCTTGCCGCCACCGGCAACCACATTAGGCAATTTTCTTAAAAACTTTTTTAAAAGCTTTTCGCCATTTTTATGAATAAGGCGTACTTCCTCTAGTTTGGTCGTATTAAGCTCTTTTATAACCTTACCTATATTTACGGTATTTAGTAAATAGTTTTTAAAATTAGTTTCTTGCTCAACAACTGTGGTTAAAATTATAGGTTTATCGCCAACAAAAATTTTGTACATGCTTTACTTTAATAATGAACTCAATCTTGACTTTTTTGATTGAAACGAAAAAATCAAGACGATTTCAATTACACTTTGGTAAAAATATCATTTTTAGTTACAAACTAGACATTGTTGAAAAAAATATTTTTATTCAATGCATCACTGCAACATAAAATTAAATTTATGTTTATTTTTGCCTTTATGATTTTTAACAAAGATACCGCTAGAAAAACTGCCGAAGTTTTATTGCAAGTTAATGCTATAAAGCTCAGCCCACAGAAGCCTTTTACTTGGGCTTCTGGATGGAAATCGCCTATTTATTGCGATAACCGTATTGTATTATCGTTTCCGCCCATTCGAAATTACATTCGTGAAACCATGGCGAAACAAATTGAAAAACAGTATGGAAAACCCGATGTTATTGCTGGTATTGCTACCGGAGCCATTGGCATTGGCATGTTGGTTGCCGAATATATGGGACTGCCCTTTATTTATGTAAGACCTGACGCTAAAAGCCATGGACGCCAAAACCAAATAGAAGGTTTTATTGAACACGGCCAAAATGTTGTTGTTGTTGAAGATTTAATAAGTACTGGCGGAAGCAGTTTAAATGCCGTAAAAGCTTTAAAAGAGGCCCATGTAAATGTAAAAGGCATGATTGCCATCTTTACTTATGGATTTGATGTGTCGATTAAGAATTTCGAAAAAGAAAACATCAAACTACAAACCTTAAGCGACTATAACAGCCTACTTGAACAGGCATTGAAAACCAATTACATCTCTGAAAAAGAATTAAAAACCTTATTGGAATGGAACACCAACCCAAGTGAATGGAACGCTAATTGATATACATGTGAGGTTGTGAAGTCGTTTAGTCGAAAATAACTTCAATCAGCTTAACAAAAAACAAATAAAAAGATGAAATTAGAATCTCCAAAAATAAGCGTTAGCAAATCTCCAGAAAGTGTTTTTGACTTTTTAACGGATGTTAAAAATTTTGAATCACTAATGCCAGAAAACATTAGTAAATTTGAAGTTTTAAACGAGGATACCTTTGTATTTGCTCTAAAAGGCATGCCAGAAATAATTTTAAAAAAGAAAGAAGTTGTGCCACCTAATAAAATAGTTTTAGGTGCCGCTGGCGGAAAAATAGACTTTTCGCTTATTGGTAATATCACAAAAATAGACGAGACTTCTTGCGAAGTGCAATTAGAATTTTCGGGTGACTTTAACCCCATGATGGCTATGATGATTAAAGGTCCCATAAGCAAATTTATAGAAACACTTGCTACAAGCATTCCTAAAGTTATTTAGACAGTCACTTAGAAACTGTTTAAGTTTTGTTTATTGATGCTTTTTTGAATTATTTTTGGATCAGATGAGACGGATTTTTTTAATAGCAGAGCTATTAGAAAAAAATTCAACGAAATATGGGTCAAAAAGAAACAAAAATGGCTTTTAGATAAAATTTAAACAGTTTCTTAATATAAAAGAGTAATTGTTTTTAAATCGAATTCTTTTATAACAGCATCTTCAAGCAACACTTGAAGATTTCCAGAATTTGAAATTCCTTTTATAAAACCAGAAAACACCAAACCTTCGGCATCTTGAAATGTTGAAGGTTTATTTTTTCTAAAAAGAGATGCTTCATATTTTGCTTTTAAAACATCTACTTGTCCTTTCTTCAATATATTAAAATAATGTTTTAAATTGTTGATGACAGCCTGTGTCACTTCATCTAAATCATAAATACGCCCAGAGATGAGTCTCAAAGAAGATGCTTTAGGCAAATTATCAAATTCAACTTGATTAACATTTAGCCCAATTCCAATAATAGAACTGCTGAAATTATTTTGTTTAATCACATTTTCTATTAAAATACCACATATTTTCTTGTTTTCTGACAAAATGTCGTTAGGCCATTTTACGCTTAATTTAGTAATAGAAAAAAATCTTAAGGTCTTTAATATCGCCAGTGAAGTGACAATACTTATATAGAATGGATGCTCTAAATCATATCCCAAAACATCCTTATACACGCTGAATGTGAGGTTTTTAGACGACTCCGAGCTCCAAACCGTACCCATTTGCCCTCTTCCATTCGTTTGTTCCTTAGCCACTACAGCTGTATAATCGGCAACACACTCGTTGGTGCAAAGTGTTTTTAAATAACTATTTGTAGAATCGGTGGCATTAAGTTTGATTATATGCATTAAAATAGTTATTATTAGTCAATAAAATCTTATGATAATTTTAAGCCATAAAGAACTAAAAAAATAATAACTTTGCAAAAATTTAAAAAATTTTAATGGCGAAAAAAGATATAAGTGCAGACCAATTAATATCGGTTATAATTAGTGGCATTGAAGACGTTAAAGGAAAAGAAATAAATATTCTTGATTTAAGAGAGATTGAAAATACGGTTTGCGATTATTTTATAATTTGCGAAGGAACTTCAAACACGCAAGTTAACGCTATAGTTAATTCTG
This genomic window from Mariniflexile sp. TRM1-10 contains:
- a CDS encoding SRPBCC family protein, coding for MKLESPKISVSKSPESVFDFLTDVKNFESLMPENISKFEVLNEDTFVFALKGMPEIILKKKEVVPPNKIVLGAAGGKIDFSLIGNITKIDETSCEVQLEFSGDFNPMMAMMIKGPISKFIETLATSIPKVI
- a CDS encoding NUDIX hydrolase, which gives rise to MYKIFVGDKPIILTTVVEQETNFKNYLLNTVNIGKVIKELNTTKLEEVRLIHKNGEKLLKKFLRKLPNVVAGGGKVYNGNDEILFIYRNDKWDLPKGKIEGNESIEKTAIREVTEETGVAGLEITKPLETTYHIFKRNGNHKIKVTYWFEMKTSFEGNLYAQEEEGITKVEWLNQEQVFDALTNSYANIKGLI
- the pyrE gene encoding orotate phosphoribosyltransferase, whose translation is MIFNKDTARKTAEVLLQVNAIKLSPQKPFTWASGWKSPIYCDNRIVLSFPPIRNYIRETMAKQIEKQYGKPDVIAGIATGAIGIGMLVAEYMGLPFIYVRPDAKSHGRQNQIEGFIEHGQNVVVVEDLISTGGSSLNAVKALKEAHVNVKGMIAIFTYGFDVSIKNFEKENIKLQTLSDYNSLLEQALKTNYISEKELKTLLEWNTNPSEWNAN
- a CDS encoding SulP family inorganic anion transporter, whose translation is MTEFVRKIMPNAKDDVLAGITTSLAMIPEVVAFAFVAQIDSLVALSGAFIIGLITAVFGGRPGLISGAAGAVAVIFVHLISEGHAKGLLFDTPVENMGYFYLLAAVVLMGVFQIGAGLFKLGKFVRLIPHSVMMGFVNGLAIVIFLAQVRMFSHKELEISTEGVKSYSSIPMHGTELYVMLGLVLLTMGVIWLLPKLATKIPAALTAILVTTAIVVFGGIEVSTVGSYIIEGGGSGLKGEFPTPNLQLWEYLPFNIDTLMFILPYAFLAASVGLIESLMTMNLVDELTETRGNGNRECLAQGAGNMVSGLFGGTGGCGMIGQTVININAGGRGRLSGIMMAVTLLTFILFADKYIEQVPIAALVGVMFMMVIETFAWSSFRIIRKIPKSDAFVLVIVSAVTVIYDLAIAVFVGVIISALVFAWENAKKIRARKRFSEDGKTKTYEIWGPLFFGSIQAFNEKFDIKNDPENVEIDFVESRVSDHSALEAIFNLVNKYEAEGKTIKLKHLSEDCKVLLYKASPKFREVIVEAVDDPRYYLAENPEKFPKSLSEYKF
- a CDS encoding biotin--[acetyl-CoA-carboxylase] ligase — encoded protein: MHIIKLNATDSTNSYLKTLCTNECVADYTAVVAKEQTNGRGQMGTVWSSESSKNLTFSVYKDVLGYDLEHPFYISIVTSLAILKTLRFFSITKLSVKWPNDILSENKKICGILIENVIKQNNFSSSIIGIGLNVNQVEFDNLPKASSLRLISGRIYDLDEVTQAVINNLKHYFNILKKGQVDVLKAKYEASLFRKNKPSTFQDAEGLVFSGFIKGISNSGNLQVLLEDAVIKEFDLKTITLLY
- the coaD gene encoding pantetheine-phosphate adenylyltransferase; its protein translation is MKRAIFPGSFDPLTLGHYDIIKRGVTLFDEVIVAIGVNSDKKYMFSLEERKVFIENAFSGEPKVKVVTYKGLTVDFCKEIEAGFILRGLRNPADFEFEKAIAHANRSLATIETVFLLTSSRTSFISSSIVRDVIKNNGDYTKFVPDSVRVK